The following proteins come from a genomic window of Trifolium pratense cultivar HEN17-A07 linkage group LG4, ARS_RC_1.1, whole genome shotgun sequence:
- the LOC123922093 gene encoding peroxidase 17-like → MFFKHITMFMFLIFIINTVLVTSADLKPEYYSKTCPQAEAIVRNIMKKSFLKEPRSVASIMRFQFHDCFVNGCDGSLLLDDTPTMLGEKLSLSNINSVRSFEVVDEIKEALEKACPGIVSCADIIIMASRDAIALTGGPDWQVKLGRLDSLSASQDNSSDIMPSPTSNATTLIDLFQKYNLNVKDLVALSGSHSIGKARCFSIMTRLYNQSGSGKADPAFNPSFRAELFKQCPLDVDQNKTLNLDATPVIFDNQYFKDLVDGRGFLNSDQTLFTFPQTQGLVRLFSIDQNEFFKAFVEGMLKLGDLQSDQPGEIRKNCRVVNSHPAPHVMYEHMT, encoded by the exons ATGTTTTTCAAACATATCACAATGTTTATGTTTCTGATCTTTATCATAAACACAGTCTTAGTAACATCAGCGGATCTAAAACCTGAATATTACTCAAAAACATGTCCACAAGCTGAAGCCATTGTCCgaaatattatgaaaaaatcttttttgAAAGAACCAAGAAGCGTTGCCTCTATTATGCGCTTTCAATTTCATGATTGCTTTGTTAAT GGGTGTGATGGTTCTTTGTTGCTTGATGATACACCAACAATGCTTGGAGAGAAATTGTCCctttcaaatataaattcagTTAGATCATTTGAAGTTGTTGATGAGATTAAAGAAGCTTTAGAGAAAGCTTGCCCTGGAATTGTTTCTTGTGCTGATATCATAATCATGGCTTCTAGAGATGCTATAGCACtg ACAGGAGGACCAGATTGGCAGGTGAAGCTAGGAAGATTAGACAGTTTATCAGCAAGTCAAGATAACTCAAGCGATATCATGCCAAGTCCAACATCCAATGCAACAACTCTTATCGATCTATTTCAAAAATACAACCTCAATGTGAAGGACCTTGTAGCACTCTCAGGATCACACTCTATCGGAAAAGCTCGTTGTTTTTCGATCATGACTAGGCTATACAATCAATCGGGCAGCGGAAAGGCCGACCCTGCATTCAATCCTAGTTTTAGAGCAGAGCTTTTCAAGCAATGTCCATTAGATGTTGATCAAAATAAGACATTGAACCTTGATGCAACTCCAGTGATTTTCGATAATCAATATTTCAAGGATTTGGTTGATGGAAGAGGATTCCTTAACTCTGATCAAACACTTTTCACATTCCCTCAAACTCAAGGGTTGGTGAGGTTATTTAGTATTGATCAAAATGAGTTTTTCAAAGCATTTGTTGAAGGAATGTTGAAATTAGGTGATTTGCAGTCCGATCAACCTGGCGAGATTAGGAAGAATTGCAGAGTCGTCAATTCTCACCCTGCACCACATGTTATGTATGAACACATGACGTGA